The Rhododendron vialii isolate Sample 1 chromosome 6a, ASM3025357v1 genome includes a window with the following:
- the LOC131328680 gene encoding cytochrome b561 and DOMON domain-containing protein At4g17280-like, producing MQISGSGILNAVSWGTLMPLGAMIARYLKVFKSADPAWFYLHVACQSSAYIVGVAGWATGLKLGRDSAGITHSTHRNIGITLFVLGTVAPMVFALLLRPKKDHKIRIYWNVYHWTFGYLTIILSIVNIFEGIDFLNPGKNWKRAYISIIIVLGFNAAMLEAYTWYLVIKRKKTGSDKYPNSANGVSDYGNGTRSQQAV from the exons ATGCAAATTTCAGGTTCTGGAATTTTGAATGCAGTGAGTTGGGGAACTTTGATGCCTCTAGGGGCAATGATTGCAAGGTACTTGAAGGTGTTCAAATCAGCCGACCCTGCCTGGTTTTACCTCCACGTAGCCTGCCAATCCTCTGCCTACATCGTCGGTGTCGCCGGATGGGCCACCGGTCTTAAACTCGGCAGAGATTCTGCCGGCATTACCCATTCCACCCACAGGAACATCGGCATCACCCTCTTCGTCCTCGGAACTGTTGCTC CAATG GTGTTTGCCCTGCTTTTGAGGCCAAAGAAGGATCACAAAATCAGAATATACTGGAACGTCTACCACTGGACCTTCGGCTACCTTACGATTATTCTGAGCATTGTCAACATTTTCGAGGGAATCGACTTCTTGAACCCCGGCAAAAACTGGAAGAGAGCTTACATTAGCATCATCATAGTTTTGGGCTTCAATGCTGCTATGTTGGAAGCCTACACATGGTACCTTGTTATAAAGAGGAAGAAAACTGGCTCAGATAAATACCCAAACAGCGCAAATGGTGTTTCTGACTATGGTAATGGTACCAGATCACAGCAGGCAGTATAG